A stretch of the bacterium SCSIO 12827 genome encodes the following:
- the mutM gene encoding bifunctional DNA-formamidopyrimidine glycosylase/DNA-(apurinic or apyrimidinic site) lyase, giving the protein MPELPEVETVRRGLMPAMQGKRLDAVIPRRPNLRFPLPDGFGQRLTGRTVVDIRRRAKFLMFDLDSPDVLIAHLGMSGSFRLGAHAFPEEKHDHVIFKMSGGGEVHYNDPRRFGFMDLWAAAELASYPMLAKLGPEPLDDDAFSGAVLAARLKGRKTPIKAALLDQGVVAGVGNIYACEALYRAGISPKRLAHTVQGARADKLADAVKAVLKDAIASGGSSLRDHIRPDGELGYFQHSFDVYGRTGEACANAACGQPIRQIPQAGRSTFYCSRCQR; this is encoded by the coding sequence ATGCCCGAACTGCCTGAAGTCGAAACCGTCCGCCGGGGGCTGATGCCCGCCATGCAGGGCAAGCGCCTGGACGCGGTGATCCCGCGCCGGCCCAACCTGCGCTTTCCCCTGCCCGACGGTTTCGGCCAGCGGCTCACGGGGCGCACGGTGGTCGATATCCGCCGGCGGGCCAAGTTCCTGATGTTCGATTTGGACAGCCCGGACGTGCTGATCGCCCATCTCGGCATGTCGGGCAGCTTTCGCTTAGGTGCCCATGCCTTCCCGGAAGAAAAGCACGACCATGTGATCTTCAAGATGTCCGGCGGCGGCGAGGTTCATTACAACGACCCGCGCCGCTTCGGCTTCATGGATTTATGGGCCGCCGCCGAGCTGGCGTCCTATCCCATGCTGGCCAAGCTGGGGCCGGAGCCCTTGGACGACGATGCCTTTTCGGGCGCTGTCCTGGCGGCGCGGCTCAAGGGCCGCAAGACGCCGATCAAGGCGGCGCTGCTGGATCAGGGCGTGGTCGCGGGCGTCGGCAATATCTATGCCTGCGAAGCGCTCTACCGGGCGGGCATCTCGCCCAAGCGTCTGGCCCATACGGTGCAGGGGGCCAGGGCCGACAAACTGGCCGATGCGGTGAAGGCGGTGCTGAAGGACGCCATCGCGTCGGGGGGCTCGTCCTTGCGCGATCATATCCGTCCCGATGGCGAACTGGGCTATTTCCAGCATTCCTTTGATGTCTACGGGCGCACGGGCGAAGCCTGCGCCAACGCGGCCTGCGGCCAGCCCATCCGCCAGATCCCCCAGGCCGGGCGATCGACTTTCTACTGTTCCCGTTGCCAGAGGTAG